One region of Oxalobacteraceae bacterium OTU3CAMAD1 genomic DNA includes:
- the glnE gene encoding bifunctional [glutamate--ammonia ligase]-adenylyl-L-tyrosine phosphorylase/[glutamate--ammonia-ligase] adenylyltransferase, whose amino-acid sequence MNATAVTSTVTQLVTPSASRFYQRWLAAAPDRAAKADEITQVSLAQIDLEDYLGREAGAVPAGAPPLPLQRAMRRLRNLLVCGLIRRDLEGRANLAEVVETMTRFADFAIQQHLRELTVEMTAAHGTPTGRESGQPQELIVLAMGKQGGRELNVSSDIDLIFVYPEDGDTVVVAPGQRSLSNHEYFIRLGKKLIAAIAEITEDGYTFRVDMALRPNGGSGPLAASFNMVEQYLIVQGREWERYAWVKARAVTGHPDEIAALDAIVRPFVFRRYLDFGVIDAIRNMHAQIRAEVNRQERLHPDRSNNVKLGRGGIREIEFLAQVFQLIRGGRDAALRDRSTRTTLRIIAEKGLLSHAIVYQLLASYTFLRNLEHRLQYLDDAQTHTLPANEADQLVVAQMMGLPDAATLLAQLEAHRQFVAGQFDEMFSDKTSGSDNDINPQSSNECADPDNRDAMIARFAELGFDAPEVATKRLIATWQAPRLQSLPEASRNRLLALVNAALPLIIQCSAESSGGNQLATLGRLLDFLEAVARRSAYLSLLTEYPHTLARVIRMVHASGWAAQFLSLHPILLDELLDDRVRNAVFDPVSLAQDLELQLAAAPGDTERQMDILREIHHAQLFHLLAQDLAGDLTVEKLADHLSALADKIVEAAIKAIWQTIATRHREVPRFAVIAYGKLGGKELGYVSDLDVIFLYDDTDQDAPAQYAKLAQRFITWMTSQTPAGTLFDIDTALRPDGASGMMVSSVASFEKYQNGAAWVWEHQALTRARFCAGDAAIGERFERIREAVLRKERPADGPLKREVVAMRKRMVDAKPNHSQLFDLKQDPGGMIDIEFIVQYLVLQHASTYPELTINIGNITLLKMFGELGLIPADLAAKVGDAYRQLRKLQHQLRLQGQDLARVDPASMAAHVPHVLALWHLIFGENVAE is encoded by the coding sequence ATGAACGCAACCGCCGTTACCTCCACAGTCACCCAGCTTGTCACCCCGTCGGCCTCGCGCTTCTATCAACGCTGGCTGGCCGCCGCGCCCGACCGCGCCGCCAAAGCCGATGAAATCACCCAGGTTTCGCTGGCCCAGATCGACCTTGAGGACTATCTGGGCAGGGAAGCGGGCGCCGTGCCGGCGGGCGCCCCGCCCCTCCCGCTGCAGCGCGCCATGCGCCGGTTGCGCAATCTGCTGGTGTGCGGGCTGATCCGCCGCGACCTGGAGGGCCGGGCCAATCTGGCCGAGGTGGTGGAAACCATGACGCGCTTCGCCGATTTCGCCATCCAGCAGCATCTGCGCGAACTGACCGTCGAGATGACGGCCGCCCACGGCACCCCGACCGGGCGCGAATCGGGCCAGCCGCAGGAGCTGATCGTGCTGGCGATGGGCAAACAGGGCGGCCGCGAGCTCAACGTCTCGTCCGACATCGACCTGATCTTCGTCTATCCGGAGGATGGCGACACGGTGGTCGTTGCGCCGGGCCAGCGCAGCCTGTCCAACCACGAATATTTCATCCGCCTGGGCAAGAAGCTAATCGCGGCCATCGCGGAGATCACGGAAGATGGCTACACGTTCCGCGTCGATATGGCATTACGGCCGAACGGGGGCTCCGGTCCGCTGGCCGCCAGCTTCAACATGGTGGAGCAATATCTGATCGTCCAGGGCCGCGAATGGGAGCGTTACGCCTGGGTCAAGGCGCGCGCCGTCACCGGCCACCCGGACGAAATCGCCGCGCTCGACGCCATCGTGCGGCCGTTCGTGTTCCGCCGCTACCTGGACTTCGGCGTCATCGACGCCATCCGCAATATGCACGCGCAAATCCGGGCCGAGGTGAACCGCCAGGAGCGGCTGCACCCGGACCGCAGCAACAACGTCAAGCTGGGCCGGGGCGGCATCCGCGAAATCGAGTTCCTGGCGCAAGTGTTCCAGCTGATACGGGGCGGGCGCGACGCCGCGCTGCGCGACCGCTCGACCCGCACCACCTTGCGCATCATCGCCGAGAAAGGTTTGTTAAGCCACGCCATCGTCTACCAACTACTGGCTTCGTACACCTTCCTGCGCAATCTGGAACACCGCCTGCAATATCTGGACGACGCCCAGACCCATACCCTGCCGGCCAACGAGGCCGACCAACTGGTGGTGGCGCAGATGATGGGCCTGCCCGACGCGGCCACCCTGCTGGCCCAGCTGGAAGCCCACCGCCAGTTCGTCGCCGGGCAGTTCGACGAAATGTTCTCCGACAAGACCAGCGGCAGCGACAACGACATCAATCCACAATCGAGCAACGAATGCGCCGATCCCGACAACCGCGACGCCATGATCGCGCGCTTCGCCGAACTCGGTTTCGACGCCCCCGAGGTAGCGACCAAGCGCCTGATCGCCACCTGGCAGGCGCCGCGCCTGCAATCTTTGCCGGAAGCGAGCCGCAACCGGCTGCTGGCCCTGGTCAACGCGGCGCTGCCCTTGATTATCCAGTGTTCGGCCGAGTCGAGCGGCGGCAACCAGCTGGCCACCCTGGGACGGCTGCTCGACTTCCTGGAGGCGGTGGCGCGCCGCTCGGCCTATTTGTCGCTGCTGACCGAGTATCCGCACACGCTGGCGCGGGTGATCCGCATGGTCCACGCCAGCGGCTGGGCCGCGCAATTCCTCAGCCTGCACCCCATCCTGCTCGACGAACTACTGGACGACCGCGTGCGCAACGCCGTGTTCGACCCGGTCAGCCTGGCCCAGGATCTGGAACTGCAGCTGGCCGCCGCCCCCGGCGACACCGAGCGCCAGATGGATATCCTGAGGGAAATCCACCACGCCCAGCTGTTCCACCTGCTGGCGCAGGACCTGGCCGGCGACCTGACGGTGGAAAAGCTGGCCGACCATCTGTCGGCGCTGGCCGACAAGATCGTCGAGGCCGCCATCAAGGCGATCTGGCAGACCATCGCCACCCGCCACCGCGAAGTGCCGCGGTTCGCCGTCATCGCCTATGGCAAGCTGGGCGGCAAGGAACTGGGCTACGTCTCCGACCTGGACGTGATCTTCCTGTACGACGACACGGACCAGGACGCCCCGGCCCAGTACGCCAAGCTGGCGCAGCGCTTTATTACCTGGATGACATCGCAAACCCCGGCTGGCACCTTGTTCGACATCGACACGGCGCTGCGCCCGGACGGCGCCAGCGGCATGATGGTGTCGAGCGTGGCCTCGTTCGAGAAGTACCAGAACGGCGCCGCCTGGGTATGGGAGCACCAGGCGCTGACGCGCGCGCGCTTCTGCGCCGGCGACGCCGCCATCGGCGAACGCTTCGAGCGGATCCGCGAGGCGGTGCTGCGCAAGGAACGTCCGGCCGACGGCCCGCTGAAGCGCGAAGTGGTGGCCATGCGCAAACGGATGGTGGACGCCAAGCCGAACCACAGCCAGCTGTTCGACCTGAAACAGGACCCTGGCGGCATGATCGACATCGAATTCATCGTCCAGTACCTGGTGCTGCAACACGCCTCAACCTATCCCGAACTGACGATCAATATCGGCAACATCACCTTGCTGAAGATGTTCGGCGAGCTCGGCTTGATCCCCGCCGACCTGGCCGCCAAGGTCGGCGACGCCTACCGGCAGTTACGCAAGCTGCAGCACCAGCTGCGTCTGCAGGGCCAGGATCTGGCCCGGGTCGACCCGGCATCGATGGCCGCCCACGTTCCGCACGTGTTAGCCCTATGGCACCTGATCTTTGGAGAAAACGTTGCCGAGTAA
- a CDS encoding cache domain-containing protein: MKTLLGAVAFSLVAMSTTAIAADKGSKEEAVAMVKRAVALIKSDGKEKAFAAISDPANANFHDRDLYVYVYDLNGVALAHGNNPKMVGKPLIGLKDNEGKPMIKEMVDLAKTKGSGWVDFKWPNPVTKAVESKSGYVEKVDDMFVGSGIYK; this comes from the coding sequence ATGAAAACATTATTGGGCGCGGTGGCATTCAGCCTGGTGGCGATGTCCACCACCGCTATTGCCGCCGACAAAGGAAGCAAGGAAGAAGCCGTCGCCATGGTCAAACGGGCGGTCGCGTTGATTAAATCGGACGGCAAGGAAAAAGCCTTTGCCGCCATTTCCGATCCGGCCAACGCCAATTTCCATGACCGCGATTTATATGTCTACGTTTATGATTTAAATGGCGTCGCTTTAGCCCACGGCAATAATCCCAAGATGGTCGGCAAACCTTTAATCGGCCTCAAGGATAATGAGGGCAAACCGATGATCAAGGAAATGGTGGACCTGGCCAAAACCAAGGGCAGCGGCTGGGTCGATTTCAAATGGCCCAATCCCGTGACCAAGGCGGTTGAATCCAAGTCCGGTTATGTGGAAAAGGTCGATGATATGTTTGTTGGCTCCGGTATTTATAAGTAA
- a CDS encoding TonB-dependent receptor, translated as MQKVLITGSRIASPAAESPSPLQILSSADIAASGATNLQELLQKNPTMGTPSVSRTNSNFLTSSAGVTTINLRNLGDSRTLVLVNGRRFVSGVPGDSAVDLNTIPTDFIERVELLTGGASATYGSDAVAGVVNIILKKNFNGVLLDSLVGQSEEGDDYRKKLGLTFGITSADGASNLMGHFGYSKQGEVFSRDRERSAVDQFSSIAQGRPDLAFVARRPNFSGYAPQGRFFGDTEDFTYDANNNIIPWNQNGAPGTGVGATGYNRSEYRLIAVPIERYLFATNGNWAFNPDHSAFFEGTYASTSVNSNIEPFALGSDNVYKPGGQVPAASLINGALVRNPLVPRYLYDRISDTDGDGVPDYFFTRRLSEFGPRQSDVERDTFRLSTGLKGTVRDWNYEAYLTYGKTKEAQSSTGQVNVMNLRNALEAIPDVDGTPVCRDVNARQEGCVPINLFGYNSITPDALRYVTAPGSLLTTITQRLVGASATGEVPGLPAGRIGIAAGFEWRSEESSAIPDPLTQSGLNAGNATPPTFGQFTVREVFVETRVPLLKERPWVRQLSALATFRHGDYSTVGATNSWNAGLEWTVTPDIKIRATRAQSTRAPNINELYQAPSQDFPTGLVDPCQGVSASDASPLAVNCRNAPGVAANIAANGGIFTLNQADQQGISGYNRGNPNLDAETGRSTTVGLVVTPRSIPLLSRAVFTLDYFKIDIADAIVFTNRQYALDQCYNQNNPDFCSFITRRPAAVGNLSAGSIRYSDIAATNSGGFGTEGIDLTASWAGRVGPGNLSARLAHTWLRKLWQQATPDADKNHEVAEVTADNVNAPRNRATLNLAYKWGPYGASWTTTHTGPVSLDDQFLKSLSIAPGTVGVGSRTYNDVQFTYDVRKSVQLYLGIDNLFNANPPPIISGLPGNQTGTETDASTYDAIGRRFYVGLRVSL; from the coding sequence ATGCAGAAAGTGCTGATTACCGGCTCCCGTATCGCCTCGCCCGCCGCTGAATCGCCGTCGCCATTGCAAATATTAAGCTCGGCCGATATCGCGGCCTCCGGCGCCACCAATCTTCAGGAATTACTTCAAAAAAACCCGACCATGGGTACGCCCTCCGTCAGCAGAACCAATTCCAATTTCCTGACATCGAGCGCTGGTGTCACTACGATTAATTTGCGGAATCTCGGCGATTCACGAACATTGGTATTGGTTAATGGACGCCGGTTTGTTTCCGGCGTTCCCGGCGATAGCGCTGTCGACCTCAACACTATTCCAACGGACTTTATCGAGCGGGTCGAGTTATTAACGGGAGGCGCGTCCGCCACCTACGGGTCCGATGCCGTGGCCGGGGTGGTAAATATTATCTTGAAGAAAAATTTCAACGGCGTGCTGCTCGACTCGCTAGTGGGCCAGAGCGAGGAAGGCGACGACTACAGAAAGAAACTGGGATTGACTTTCGGTATCACCAGCGCCGATGGCGCGAGCAACCTGATGGGCCATTTCGGCTACTCCAAACAGGGCGAGGTCTTCTCGCGCGACCGCGAGCGCTCGGCCGTCGATCAGTTCTCGTCGATCGCCCAGGGGCGTCCCGATCTGGCGTTCGTGGCGCGCCGGCCGAACTTTTCCGGCTACGCGCCGCAAGGCCGTTTCTTCGGCGACACCGAGGATTTTACCTATGACGCAAATAACAATATTATTCCCTGGAACCAGAACGGCGCCCCCGGCACCGGTGTCGGCGCCACCGGTTACAACCGTTCCGAATACCGCCTGATTGCCGTGCCGATCGAGCGCTACCTGTTCGCCACCAACGGCAATTGGGCCTTCAATCCCGACCACAGCGCGTTTTTCGAGGGCACCTACGCCTCGACCAGCGTCAACAGCAACATCGAACCGTTCGCGCTGGGATCGGACAATGTCTATAAACCCGGCGGCCAGGTCCCTGCCGCCTCGCTGATCAACGGCGCGCTGGTCCGCAATCCCTTGGTGCCGCGGTATTTGTACGACCGCATCAGCGACACCGACGGCGACGGCGTGCCCGACTACTTCTTCACCCGCCGCTTGTCGGAATTCGGCCCGCGCCAGTCCGACGTCGAGCGCGACACCTTCCGCCTGTCCACCGGACTCAAGGGGACCGTGCGCGACTGGAATTACGAGGCTTATCTAACCTACGGCAAGACCAAGGAAGCGCAAAGCTCCACCGGACAGGTCAACGTCATGAACCTGCGCAACGCGCTCGAGGCGATTCCCGACGTCGACGGCACGCCCGTCTGCCGCGACGTCAACGCCCGCCAGGAGGGTTGCGTGCCGATCAACCTGTTCGGCTACAACAGCATCACCCCGGACGCGCTTCGCTATGTGACCGCGCCGGGCTCGCTGCTGACGACGATCACGCAGCGGCTGGTCGGCGCTTCGGCCACCGGCGAGGTGCCGGGCCTGCCCGCCGGCCGCATCGGCATCGCCGCCGGCTTCGAATGGCGTTCGGAGGAATCGAGCGCCATTCCCGATCCGCTGACCCAGTCCGGCCTCAACGCCGGCAACGCCACGCCGCCCACTTTCGGCCAGTTCACCGTGCGCGAGGTGTTTGTCGAAACCCGCGTGCCCTTGCTCAAGGAACGCCCCTGGGTGCGCCAGCTGAGCGCGCTGGCGACCTTCCGCCACGGCGACTATTCGACCGTCGGCGCCACCAATAGCTGGAACGCCGGCCTCGAATGGACGGTGACGCCCGACATCAAGATCAGGGCCACGCGCGCGCAATCGACCCGGGCGCCCAACATCAACGAGCTGTACCAGGCGCCCAGCCAGGACTTCCCCACCGGATTGGTCGATCCGTGCCAGGGCGTGTCCGCCAGCGACGCCAGCCCGCTGGCCGTCAATTGCCGCAACGCGCCCGGAGTTGCCGCCAACATAGCGGCAAATGGCGGCATCTTCACGTTAAACCAGGCCGACCAGCAGGGTATCAGCGGCTACAACCGGGGCAATCCCAACCTGGACGCCGAAACCGGCCGTTCGACCACGGTCGGCCTGGTGGTCACGCCGCGCTCGATCCCACTGCTCAGCCGGGCGGTGTTCACGCTGGATTACTTCAAGATCGACATCGCCGACGCCATCGTCTTCACCAACCGCCAGTACGCGCTGGACCAGTGCTACAACCAGAACAACCCGGACTTCTGCTCCTTCATCACGCGCCGCCCCGCCGCCGTGGGCAACCTCAGCGCCGGTTCGATCCGCTACAGCGACATCGCCGCCACCAATAGCGGCGGCTTCGGCACCGAGGGCATCGACCTGACCGCATCGTGGGCCGGCCGGGTCGGGCCGGGCAACTTGAGCGCGCGCCTGGCCCACACCTGGCTGCGCAAATTGTGGCAACAGGCGACGCCGGACGCCGACAAAAACCACGAGGTGGCCGAGGTCACGGCCGACAATGTCAACGCCCCGCGCAACCGCGCCACCCTGAACCTGGCCTACAAATGGGGACCGTACGGCGCCAGCTGGACCACCACCCACACCGGACCGGTGTCGCTGGACGACCAGTTCCTCAAAAGCCTGAGCATCGCCCCGGGCACGGTGGGCGTCGGCTCGCGCACCTATAACGATGTCCAGTTCACCTATGACGTGCGCAAGTCGGTGCAGCTCTATTTGGGCATCGACAACCTGTTCAACGCCAACCCGCCGCCCATCATCAGCGGCCTGCCCGGCAACCAGACCGGCACCGAAACCGATGCCTCGACCTACGACGCCATCGGCCGCCGTTTCTATGTGGGATTGCGCGTGTCGCTGTAA
- a CDS encoding TonB-dependent receptor: protein MMKETTLSRSVRMICVTGLALGMQAAHAQEAASEPIQKVQITGSRISSPNADSPSPLQILSSADIAASGAVNLQELLQKNPTMGTPSLSRTNSNFLTSGGGVSTVNLRNLGDDRTLVLVNGRRFVSGVPGETAVDLNTIPTDFIERVELLTGGASATYGSDAVAGVVNIILKKNFEGLLIDAQTGESREGDDSKRKLSLTFGTTSADGASNLMGHFGYSKQGAVYSRNRAASAIDQTSSISKGRGDLAFVPRKPNFSGYAPQGHFYGDEEDFTYDANGNVIPWSTNGVNGVGATGYNRSALRAIAVPTERYLFALNGTRALSENHSAFFEGTYAATKVSTNIESFPLGSDDVYKSNGQAPAGAMVNGVLVKNPLVPQYLYDRISDTDGDGIPDYFFTRRLSEFGPRQSSVDRDTFRLATGVKGAIKEWNYETYVSYGKTKESQNSAGQVNVPNLRNALQAIPGANGGAPVCADANAVAEGCVPINIFGFNTISPAALKYVTAPGSLQTAVTQKLAGGTISGDLFQLPAGKIGFAAGFEWRSEESSSVPDPLTQTGQNAGNAIPPTFGKYNVREAFAETRIPVLKDVPFAKELSLLATFRHGDYSTVGSTNSWNAGAEWAVTSDLKLRGTRALSTRAPNINELYQAPSQDFPSGLVDPCTGVMAGQTSALAINCLAAPGVAANIAANGGVFTLTQADEQGISGYNSGNPNLKAEKGRSSTIGLVFTPRSIPVLSKFTFTADYFKIKIADAIVATERQYALSQCYNQGNPAFCKFITRRPARVGNLSAGSIDLSDTAVTNSGGLGTEGVDMTVSWADKVGPGRLSTQLSYTRLRELWNKATPDADRNDDVGEVTSTQINAPRNKAVFNAAYKWGNLGATWTATYNGPVALDDQFLKSLEIAPGSVGVGSRTYNDFQFTYDLKKSIQLYLGINNAFDAKAPPIISGLPGSTTGTETDASTYDPIGRRYYLGLRVTL, encoded by the coding sequence ATGATGAAAGAGACAACACTATCCCGTTCGGTGCGCATGATCTGCGTCACCGGTCTGGCGTTAGGCATGCAAGCCGCCCATGCACAAGAAGCCGCATCGGAGCCGATCCAGAAAGTGCAAATCACCGGTTCGCGCATCTCGTCGCCGAACGCCGATTCGCCGTCCCCGTTGCAGATTCTCAGCTCGGCCGACATCGCCGCCTCCGGCGCCGTCAACCTGCAGGAATTACTGCAAAAGAACCCGACCATGGGTACGCCTTCGCTGAGCCGTACCAACTCCAACTTCCTGACCTCGGGCGGCGGCGTCTCCACCGTCAACCTGCGCAATCTGGGCGATGACCGCACCCTGGTGCTGGTCAACGGGCGCCGTTTCGTCTCCGGCGTGCCCGGCGAGACCGCGGTCGACCTGAACACCATCCCGACCGACTTCATCGAGCGCGTCGAGCTACTCACCGGCGGCGCGTCGGCGACCTACGGTTCGGACGCGGTGGCCGGCGTGGTCAACATCATCCTGAAGAAAAACTTCGAGGGTTTGCTGATCGACGCCCAGACCGGTGAAAGCCGCGAAGGCGACGACAGCAAGCGCAAACTGTCGCTGACCTTCGGCACCACCAGCGCCGACGGCGCCAGCAACCTGATGGGCCACTTCGGCTACTCGAAGCAAGGCGCCGTGTACTCGCGCAACCGCGCCGCCTCGGCCATCGACCAGACCTCGTCGATCTCCAAGGGCCGTGGCGACCTGGCGTTCGTGCCAAGGAAACCGAACTTCTCCGGCTACGCGCCGCAGGGCCACTTCTACGGCGACGAAGAAGACTTCACCTACGACGCCAACGGCAACGTGATCCCGTGGAGCACCAACGGCGTCAACGGCGTCGGCGCCACCGGCTACAACCGCTCGGCGCTGCGCGCCATCGCCGTGCCGACCGAGCGCTACTTGTTCGCGCTGAACGGCACCCGCGCCCTGAGCGAAAACCACAGCGCCTTCTTCGAAGGCACCTACGCGGCAACCAAGGTATCGACCAATATCGAGTCCTTCCCGCTGGGCTCGGACGACGTCTACAAATCCAACGGCCAGGCGCCGGCCGGCGCGATGGTCAATGGCGTGCTGGTGAAAAATCCGCTGGTGCCGCAGTACTTGTACGACCGCATCAGCGACACCGACGGCGACGGCATCCCCGACTACTTCTTCACGCGCCGCCTGTCCGAATTCGGCCCGCGCCAGTCGAGCGTCGACCGCGACACCTTCCGCCTCGCGACCGGTGTCAAGGGCGCGATCAAAGAATGGAACTACGAAACCTACGTCAGCTACGGCAAGACCAAGGAATCGCAAAACTCGGCCGGCCAGGTCAACGTCCCGAACCTGCGCAACGCGCTGCAGGCCATTCCCGGCGCCAACGGCGGCGCGCCGGTGTGCGCCGACGCCAACGCGGTGGCCGAAGGCTGCGTGCCGATCAACATTTTCGGCTTCAATACGATCTCGCCGGCGGCGCTGAAGTACGTCACCGCGCCAGGCTCGCTGCAAACGGCGGTCACGCAGAAACTGGCGGGCGGCACGATCAGCGGCGATTTGTTCCAACTGCCGGCCGGTAAGATCGGCTTCGCGGCCGGCTTCGAATGGCGCAGCGAAGAGTCGAGCTCGGTGCCCGATCCGCTGACGCAGACCGGCCAGAACGCCGGCAACGCGATTCCGCCAACCTTCGGCAAGTACAATGTGCGCGAAGCGTTCGCCGAAACGCGCATTCCAGTGCTCAAGGACGTGCCGTTCGCCAAGGAACTGAGCCTGCTGGCCACGTTCCGCCATGGCGACTACTCGACCGTCGGCAGCACCAACAGCTGGAACGCCGGCGCCGAATGGGCCGTCACCTCCGACCTGAAACTGCGCGGCACCCGCGCCCTGTCGACCCGCGCGCCCAACATCAACGAGCTGTACCAGGCGCCGTCGCAAGACTTCCCGAGCGGACTGGTCGATCCCTGCACGGGCGTGATGGCGGGCCAAACCTCGGCGCTGGCGATCAACTGCCTGGCGGCGCCGGGTGTGGCCGCCAATATCGCGGCCAACGGCGGCGTCTTCACGCTGACCCAGGCCGACGAGCAAGGCATCAGCGGCTACAACAGCGGCAATCCCAACCTGAAGGCGGAAAAAGGCCGTTCGAGCACCATCGGCCTGGTCTTCACGCCGCGCTCGATCCCGGTGCTGAGCAAGTTCACGTTCACCGCCGACTACTTCAAGATCAAGATCGCCGACGCCATCGTGGCGACCGAACGTCAGTACGCGCTGTCCCAGTGCTATAACCAGGGCAACCCAGCGTTCTGCAAATTCATCACGCGCCGTCCGGCACGTGTGGGCAACCTCAGCGCCGGCTCGATCGACCTGAGCGACACCGCCGTCACCAACAGCGGCGGCCTGGGCACCGAGGGCGTCGACATGACGGTCTCCTGGGCGGACAAGGTCGGTCCGGGCCGTCTGAGCACGCAACTGTCGTACACCCGCCTGCGCGAACTGTGGAACAAGGCCACGCCGGATGCGGACCGCAACGACGACGTCGGCGAGGTCACGTCGACCCAGATCAACGCGCCGCGCAACAAGGCCGTGTTCAACGCAGCCTACAAGTGGGGCAATCTGGGCGCGACCTGGACGGCGACCTACAACGGCCCGGTGGCGCTGGACGACCAGTTCCTCAAGAGCCTGGAAATCGCCCCGGGTTCGGTGGGCGTCGGTTCGCGCACCTACAACGACTTCCAGTTCACCTATGACCTGAAAAAGTCGATCCAGCTGTACCTGGGCATCAACAACGCCTTCGACGCCAAGGCGCCGCCAATCATCAGCGGCCTGCCGGGCAGCACCACCGGCACCGAGACCGACGCTTCGACCTACGATCCGATCGGCCGCCGTTACTACCTGGGCCTGCGCGTGACGTTGTAA